Genomic segment of Candidatus Angelobacter sp.:
CACCCAACTCGCCATGCCGGTGTATTTGCCCGCATCCTGACCCGGGTAGTTTGGCGTAATCCGATCTTCGTGATCATCCGCATACAAGTGCCACGCAAGCTCAAGTTGCTTCATGTTATTCAGGCATTGGATCGTCTGAGCCTGAGCTTTTGCTTTCGACAGCGCCGGCAGGAGCAAGCCCGCCAGTATCCCAATCACTGCGATAACGACGAGCAATTCAATCAAGGTAAAGCCCCGGGGGAAACAACGGTGATTTACCCGCCGGTGTCCGGCCTTTGTTGTCGCTGGCTTTATCATCGTAAGACTG
This window contains:
- a CDS encoding type II secretion system protein; amino-acid sequence: MIKPATTKAGHRRVNHRCFPRGFTLIELLVVIAVIGILAGLLLPALSKAKAQAQTIQCLNNMKQLELAWHLYADDHEDRITPNYPGQDAGKYTGMASWV